A stretch of Tenrec ecaudatus isolate mTenEca1 chromosome 2, mTenEca1.hap1, whole genome shotgun sequence DNA encodes these proteins:
- the IL12B gene encoding interleukin-12 subunit beta, with the protein MQQQQLVVSWFAVVLLASPLMAIWELEKDVYVVELDWYPDAPGEMVVLTCDTLEEDGITWTSDQSSEILGSGKTLTIHVKEFEHAGRYTCQKGDEVLSHSLLLLHKKEDGVWSTDILKDQKEPKNKTFLKCEAKNYSGHFTCWWQTAISTDLKFTIKGSRGSSDPQGVTCGEVTLSEEKVRVDHREYKKYTVECQEVSACPAAEESLPIDVVVEAIHKLKYERYASSFFIRDIIKPDPPKNLQVKPLANSRHVEVSWEYPNTWSTPHSYFSLTFCVQVQSKNKRERKDKACMDKTSAKVTCHKDATVRVQARDRYYSSLWSDWASVSCS; encoded by the exons atgcagcagcagcagctggtcGTCTCCTGGTTCGCCGTGGTGTTGCTGGCATCCCCCCTCATggccatatgggagctggagaaagATG TTTATGTTGTAGAGTTGGACTGGTACCCTGATGCTCCTGGAGAAATGGTGGTCCTCACATGTGACACTTTAGAAGAAGACGGAATCACCTGGACCTCTGACCAGAGCAGTGAGATCTTAGGCTCCGGCAAAACCCTGACCATCCACGTCAAAGAGTTTGAGCATGCTGGCCGGTACACCTGTCAGAAAGGAGACGAGGTTCTGAGCCATTCGCTCTTGCTGCTTCACAAAAAGGAAGATGGGGTTTGGTCCACTGATATTTTAAAAGACCAGAAAG AACCAAAAAATAAGACCTTTCTAAAATGCGAGGCCAAAAATTATTCTGGCCATTTCACCTGCTGGTGGCAGACAGCGATCAGTACCGATTTGAAATTCACTATCAAGGGCAGCAGAGG CTCTTCTGACCCCCAAGGGGTGACCTGTGGGGAGGTGACACTGTCTGAAGAGAAGGTCAGAGTGGACCACAGGGAGTATAAGAAGTACACGGTAGAGTGTCAGGAGGTCAGCGCCTGCCCAGCCGCCGAGGAGAGCCTGCCTATTGATGTGGTGGTGGAAGCTATTCACAAGCTCAAGTATGAAAGATACGCCAGCAGCTTCTTCATCAGAGACATCA TCAAACCTGACCCACCCAAGAACCTGCAGGTGAAGCCACTAGCCAATTCTCGGCATGTGGAGGTCAGCTGGGAGTACCCGAACACCTGGAGCACCCCACATTCCTACTTCTCCCTGACATTCTGTGTCCAGGTACAGAGCAAGAACAAGAGAGAAAGG AAAGACAAAGCCTGCATGGACAAGACCTCGGCCAAGGTTACCTGCCATAAAGACGCCACAGTCCGAGTACAAGCCCGGGACCGCTACTACAGCTCCTTGTGGAGTGATTGGGCATCTGTGTCCTGCAGTTAG